A DNA window from bacterium contains the following coding sequences:
- a CDS encoding DUF2062 domain-containing protein has translation MTGFRRAARRLFERLVGLEETPAELATACAVGVFVGMFPLVGVHTIICFAVVFFSRLNLPAMFIGTWIHNPFNTPLILIAEYEVGRVLLRWERVDFGEFQFNFRAIGQLGREILAPLLAGWIVLGIALALLTQPLLRRVIERARRKSAPAVP, from the coding sequence GTGACCGGGTTTCGCCGCGCGGCGCGCCGATTGTTCGAACGTCTCGTCGGGCTGGAGGAGACGCCGGCCGAACTTGCGACGGCGTGCGCGGTCGGCGTGTTCGTCGGCATGTTTCCACTTGTCGGCGTGCACACGATCATCTGCTTCGCCGTCGTTTTTTTCTCGCGGCTGAATCTGCCTGCGATGTTTATCGGAACGTGGATTCACAACCCGTTCAACACGCCGCTCATCCTGATCGCGGAATACGAGGTCGGGCGCGTTCTTCTGCGCTGGGAGCGCGTCGATTTCGGCGAATTCCAATTCAACTTTCGCGCGATCGGGCAGCTCGGCCGCGAGATTCTGGCGCCGCTTCTGGCCGGGTGGATCGTGCTCGGCATCGCCCTTGCGCTTCTGACGCAGCCGCTGTTGCGCCGCGTGATCGAACGCGCGCGGCGAAAATCCGCGCCGGCGGTTCCGTGA